From a single Cetobacterium ceti genomic region:
- the glsA gene encoding glutaminase A — translation MELEEFLKSTVEKNKPLMAKGHVATYIPELAKVDPNLLGAAIVTPEGKVISAGDDKVKFAIESISKTVVLALALLDNGEEEVFKHMHKEPSGDAFNSIVKLETKADHLPRNPYINPGAIMTTSLIKGSSPDEKFNRILSFMQKIAEDDSLDLATETYLSEKATGDINRALAYYMKGQGVFSANVDDTLDVYFRQCSINVTAISLGKIAGFFARGGVLTNGERVIPERYAQIVVGLIATCGMYDQSGEFLDNIGFPGKSGVGGGILCPLSSKKIGIAVFGPAIDKEGNSTGGMGILKDLSDKLNYDMF, via the coding sequence ATGGAACTTGAAGAATTTTTAAAATCTACAGTTGAAAAAAATAAACCTCTTATGGCTAAGGGACATGTGGCAACATATATTCCTGAACTTGCAAAGGTTGATCCAAATCTTTTAGGAGCAGCTATAGTAACTCCAGAAGGAAAAGTTATTTCTGCAGGAGATGACAAGGTTAAATTTGCCATTGAAAGTATTTCAAAAACAGTAGTACTTGCCCTTGCTCTTTTAGATAATGGTGAGGAGGAAGTCTTTAAACATATGCATAAGGAACCTAGTGGTGATGCTTTTAACTCAATAGTAAAATTAGAAACAAAAGCAGACCATCTTCCTAGAAATCCCTATATTAACCCAGGAGCTATAATGACAACCTCTTTGATTAAAGGTAGTTCTCCAGATGAAAAATTCAATAGAATATTGTCCTTTATGCAAAAAATTGCCGAGGATGATTCCTTAGATTTAGCCACTGAAACCTATTTAAGTGAAAAAGCCACTGGGGATATAAATAGAGCCCTTGCTTATTATATGAAAGGACAGGGAGTTTTTTCTGCCAATGTAGATGATACCTTAGATGTCTATTTTAGACAGTGCTCTATAAATGTAACAGCTATTTCCCTAGGAAAAATTGCAGGATTTTTTGCCAGAGGTGGAGTTTTAACCAATGGAGAAAGAGTCATTCCTGAAAGATATGCTCAAATTGTTGTGGGATTAATAGCAACTTGCGGTATGTATGATCAAAGTGGAGAATTTTTAGATAATATTGGATTCCCTGGAAAATCTGGAGTTGGTGGAGGAATTCTTTGTCCTTTATCCAGTAAAAAAATAGGTATTGCTGTATTTGGCCCTGCCATAGATAAAGAGGGAAATTCCACTGGTGGAATGGGTATTTTAAAAGATCTATCTGATAAACTAAATTATGATATGTTTTAA